The Mammaliicoccus sciuri genome window below encodes:
- a CDS encoding tRNA1(Val) (adenine(37)-N6)-methyltransferase has protein sequence MLNSGERLDQLLREEFEIIQNDDVFSFSTDALLLGDFTKVRNKDKVMDLCSGNGIIPLLLAHKSQASIEAVEIQEALVDMAKRTIAHNQLEDQISINQMDLKNVSTSYHPSTFDVVTVNPPYFKENQQIQHQKEAHKIARHEIYCTLDYVLKASKHLLKQGGKLVMVHRAERLMDVLSAFRQYKIEPKRLRMVYSTPNKKEAVTILVEGRSGGQTGLKVEQPFYIYDENGDYSKEMKVVYYG, from the coding sequence ATGCTGAATTCGGGAGAAAGACTCGACCAATTATTAAGAGAAGAATTTGAAATTATTCAAAATGATGATGTGTTTTCATTTTCAACAGATGCATTGTTATTAGGAGATTTTACAAAGGTACGAAATAAAGATAAAGTAATGGATTTATGTTCTGGTAATGGCATTATTCCTTTGTTATTGGCACACAAATCTCAAGCTAGTATTGAAGCGGTTGAAATTCAAGAGGCTTTAGTGGATATGGCTAAACGAACGATAGCTCATAATCAATTAGAAGACCAAATATCTATCAATCAAATGGATTTAAAGAATGTTTCAACCTCATATCATCCTTCAACATTTGATGTTGTAACGGTAAACCCACCGTACTTTAAAGAAAATCAACAAATACAACATCAAAAAGAAGCACATAAAATTGCGAGACATGAAATATACTGCACATTAGATTATGTTTTAAAAGCAAGTAAGCATTTATTAAAGCAAGGTGGTAAACTTGTAATGGTCCATAGAGCGGAAAGACTGATGGATGTCTTAAGCGCATTTCGACAATATAAAATCGAGCCTAAAAGATTAAGAATGGTATATAGCACACCTAACAAAAAAGAAGCGGTTACGATTTTAGTTGAAGGTAGAAGTGGTGGTCAAACAGGATTGAAAGTTGAGCAGCCATTTTATATTTATGATGAAAATGGAGATTATTCAAAAGAAATGAAGGTTGTATATTATGGTTAA
- the yabA gene encoding DNA replication initiation control protein YabA — protein MNRDELFETIMTLENEFKQINEHMEKLKNQAVELVEDNVALQMENESLKRVMETSEDNQQKKPNKKLKPLQSKDNLAMLYHEGFHICRGELFGKHRQGQDCLFCLEVLNR, from the coding sequence GTGAATAGGGACGAGTTGTTTGAAACGATTATGACATTAGAGAATGAATTTAAGCAAATTAATGAACATATGGAAAAGTTGAAAAACCAGGCAGTTGAGTTAGTTGAAGACAATGTTGCCCTTCAAATGGAGAATGAAAGTTTGAAGCGTGTAATGGAAACAAGTGAAGACAATCAACAGAAAAAGCCAAACAAGAAATTAAAGCCACTTCAAAGTAAAGATAACTTAGCAATGTTATATCATGAAGGTTTTCATATTTGTCGAGGAGAATTGTTTGGTAAACACAGACAAGGACAAGATTGTTTATTTTGTTTAGAAGTGTTGAATAGATAA
- a CDS encoding PSP1 domain-containing protein, translating into MYEIIGVQFQKAGKKEYFSPNGERFKENDLVVVESKRGIELGKVKLTNRHVGKDDVVLPLKEVIRHATEADIQKYQDNLKDADHALALCKELVATHELDMRLVNCEYTLDKSKVIFNFTADDRIDFRTLVKSLAYELKTRIELRQIGVRDEAKLLGGIGPCGRSLCCSTFLGDFEPVSIKMAKDQNLSLNPTKISGACGRLMCCLKYENDYYEEVRNELPDIGTTVVTPEGDGKVVGLNILDITMQVKVKGFEQLFDYKLDELLEVHS; encoded by the coding sequence ATGTATGAAATAATTGGTGTTCAATTCCAAAAAGCTGGGAAGAAAGAATATTTCTCACCAAATGGGGAACGTTTCAAAGAAAATGACTTAGTTGTCGTTGAATCTAAACGTGGTATTGAACTTGGTAAAGTTAAATTAACAAATCGCCATGTAGGTAAAGATGATGTTGTTTTACCATTGAAAGAAGTTATCCGTCATGCAACAGAAGCTGATATTCAAAAATATCAAGATAATTTAAAGGATGCAGACCATGCTTTAGCTTTATGTAAAGAGTTGGTAGCGACTCACGAGCTTGATATGCGACTTGTTAATTGTGAATATACATTAGATAAAAGTAAAGTCATCTTTAATTTTACAGCTGATGATAGAATAGATTTCCGAACTTTAGTAAAATCTTTAGCATATGAATTAAAAACACGAATTGAGTTACGACAAATTGGTGTGAGAGACGAAGCGAAATTACTTGGGGGTATTGGTCCATGTGGTCGCTCATTATGTTGTTCAACATTTTTAGGTGATTTTGAACCTGTTTCAATCAAAATGGCTAAAGATCAAAACTTATCATTAAATCCAACTAAAATATCAGGTGCTTGTGGTCGTTTAATGTGTTGTTTAAAATACGAAAATGACTATTATGAAGAAGTTAGAAATGAATTACCTGATATTGGTACAACTGTTGTGACGCCAGAGGGTGACGGCAAAGTTGTCGGATTAAATATTTTAGATATAACAATGCAAGTTAAAGTGAAAGGTTTCGAACAACTCTTTGATTATAAACTTGATGAATTACTTGAAGTCCATTCATAA
- a CDS encoding cyclic-di-AMP receptor, translating into MKMVIAIVQDQDSQNLSEALIEKNFRATKLATTGGFLRAGNTTFLCGVKDERVDELLRVIDGTCGNREQLVSPITPMGGSADSYIPYPVEVEVGGATVFVMPIEQFHQF; encoded by the coding sequence ATGAAAATGGTAATAGCGATTGTCCAAGATCAAGATAGTCAAAACTTGTCAGAAGCACTTATAGAAAAGAATTTTAGAGCCACTAAACTTGCAACAACTGGTGGATTTCTAAGAGCTGGAAATACCACATTCTTATGCGGTGTCAAAGATGAACGTGTAGATGAATTATTACGTGTTATCGATGGAACTTGTGGTAATCGTGAACAACTTGTTTCACCTATCACACCAATGGGCGGTAGTGCGGATTCTTATATTCCTTACCCTGTAGAGGTTGAAGTAGGTGGCGCAACTGTATTCGTTATGCCAATTGAACAATTCCATCAATTTTAA
- the tmk gene encoding dTMP kinase, whose product MGRFITFEGPEGSGKTTVIHKVYEKLKQDYDILLTREPGGIKISEAIRNLLLDSDDDMDERTEALLFAAARRQHLVEKILPQLNKGGTVLCDRFVDSSLSYQGYAREIGVEEVKAINEFAIDNLYPDLTLYFDVPAEVGLNRIKDNQRNANRLDKEKIEFHHKVTDGYKKLIAEYPDRIKVIDATQPLEKVVDDAYSTIVKYLKQD is encoded by the coding sequence ATGGGACGATTTATTACGTTTGAGGGTCCAGAGGGTTCTGGTAAAACGACGGTTATACATAAAGTATATGAAAAGTTAAAACAAGATTATGATATTTTACTGACTAGAGAGCCAGGTGGTATCAAAATAAGCGAAGCGATTAGAAACTTGTTATTAGATAGTGATGATGACATGGATGAAAGAACAGAAGCGCTGCTTTTTGCTGCTGCTAGAAGACAACATTTAGTAGAGAAAATTTTACCTCAACTTAATAAAGGTGGAACGGTATTATGTGACCGATTTGTTGATAGTTCTTTAAGTTATCAAGGTTACGCACGTGAAATTGGGGTAGAAGAAGTTAAGGCAATTAATGAATTTGCCATTGATAACCTTTATCCTGATTTAACATTATATTTTGATGTACCTGCTGAAGTTGGTTTAAATCGAATTAAAGATAATCAACGTAATGCGAATCGTTTGGATAAAGAAAAAATAGAATTTCATCACAAAGTTACAGATGGTTACAAAAAATTAATTGCTGAGTATCCAGATAGAATTAAAGTAATTGATGCGACGCAACCATTAGAAAAGGTTGTAGATGATGCATATTCTACGATAGTAAAATATCTGAAACAAGATTAA
- a CDS encoding aminotransferase class I/II-fold pyridoxal phosphate-dependent enzyme has translation MNINEKLKSLNDHDAISLHVPGHHNHTIGYLDEINLAMDMTEITGLDDLHQPESCIKMSMSELNRYPGYYGQYLVNGTTAGILSAIYAVAHLEGEVLIPRNAHKSVFNALNLTKQDAKFMPMTISDKTNQYNGVTSLRYLDLNHIKLAVFTYPNYYGETFDIEESIKILKEHQIPVLVDEAHGAHFGMSSIFPKSSMTYGADIVVQSYHKTLPALTMGSVLYMREGLEIKADIQQYLKMLQTSSPSYLIMASLESAEKFYKQYDDEKFKHNRQTFIETMENVGFEVGSLEDPLKLIVSYRGLSGFEIQKLFEDVHIYVELCDYKFVLLVLPLWHESDKFPFEDMIDRVKNIKVNVKHQLKEEGQFKLPYETDSTMYKYSDIEKTKMMDLNTSYGYIAAEDIVPYPPGIPVILKGENIRKEIVDSLLQWLDRGGRVEGILNKQIKVKDEQ, from the coding sequence ATGAATATTAATGAAAAATTAAAATCTCTAAATGATCATGATGCCATTTCACTACATGTTCCAGGGCATCATAATCATACAATTGGTTATTTAGATGAGATAAATCTTGCTATGGATATGACTGAAATAACTGGGCTTGATGATTTGCATCAACCAGAATCATGTATAAAGATGAGTATGTCTGAATTGAATAGGTATCCTGGTTATTATGGGCAGTATCTCGTTAATGGTACAACTGCTGGAATACTATCTGCAATTTATGCAGTGGCGCATTTAGAGGGGGAAGTACTAATTCCTAGAAATGCACATAAATCAGTATTTAATGCTTTGAATTTAACGAAGCAAGATGCTAAGTTTATGCCTATGACCATATCAGATAAGACAAACCAATATAACGGTGTAACTTCATTAAGGTATTTAGATTTGAATCATATTAAATTAGCTGTTTTTACTTATCCAAATTACTATGGTGAAACATTTGATATTGAAGAAAGTATTAAAATCTTAAAAGAACACCAAATTCCTGTATTGGTAGATGAGGCACATGGTGCACATTTTGGTATGAGTTCAATCTTCCCTAAATCATCTATGACATATGGCGCTGATATAGTCGTGCAGTCTTACCACAAGACGTTACCAGCCTTAACAATGGGATCTGTTCTATATATGAGAGAAGGTTTAGAAATAAAAGCAGATATTCAACAGTATTTGAAGATGTTACAAACATCTAGTCCTTCATATCTCATTATGGCTAGTTTAGAAAGTGCAGAAAAATTTTATAAGCAGTATGATGATGAAAAATTCAAACACAATAGACAAACATTCATTGAAACGATGGAGAATGTTGGATTTGAAGTGGGTAGTCTAGAGGACCCTCTTAAATTAATTGTTTCTTATAGAGGATTAAGCGGATTTGAAATTCAAAAACTATTTGAAGATGTGCATATCTATGTAGAGTTATGTGATTATAAATTTGTGTTATTAGTCTTACCATTATGGCATGAATCAGATAAGTTTCCATTTGAAGATATGATTGATCGTGTTAAAAATATTAAAGTGAACGTTAAGCATCAACTCAAAGAAGAAGGACAATTTAAATTACCATATGAAACAGATAGTACAATGTATAAATACAGCGATATTGAAAAAACTAAAATGATGGACTTGAATACATCGTATGGCTATATTGCTGCGGAAGATATTGTGCCCTATCCACCGGGTATACCAGTCATTTTAAAAGGAGAAAATATTCGTAAAGAAATAGTGGATTCTCTTTTACAATGGCTTGATAGAGGTGGTAGAGTGGAAGGTATATTAAACAAGCAAATCAAGGTAAAGGATGAACAATAA
- a CDS encoding GNAT family N-acetyltransferase, with protein MTSHIIVIEVNNEVVGYTRFLTDETVTLYITELVVTKTHRKKGYAKALIDYLLAQYPSVRIELLSENNSFYEKLHFRNIGTGYRLP; from the coding sequence ATGACATCTCATATTATTGTAATAGAAGTAAATAATGAGGTTGTTGGTTATACTAGATTCTTAACAGACGAAACTGTCACATTATATATTACAGAACTCGTCGTTACAAAGACTCATAGAAAGAAAGGATATGCTAAAGCACTTATAGACTATTTATTAGCACAATATCCATCTGTTCGAATAGAATTATTATCAGAGAACAATTCGTTTTACGAGAAATTACATTTTAGAAATATTGGAACAGGTTATAGACTACCTTAA
- a CDS encoding patatin-like phospholipase family protein has product MIKDTALILEGGGMRSMYTAGVLDFFIKKDLYFKYNIGVSAGASMAASYISRQFRRNHRVTTKYIKDKRYISLSNYVKNKEIFGMDFVYHHIPTYLEPFDFEKFDQAEEEFVVVTTDCDTGEAVYFNKKETEGSILTALEATSSLPMMANPVQYKGHTLLDDGIVNPIPIDKAIEEGYKKNVLILTRPKGYRKKQSKFSKVFRLKAYPKINHLMAIRYKHYNQTLEWIEAEEEKGNLFVIRPSDSLSVDRIEKNPRKLDALYKQGYKDAEKIYDKLKEYVEN; this is encoded by the coding sequence ATGATAAAAGACACAGCATTAATATTAGAAGGTGGCGGAATGAGAAGTATGTACACAGCAGGTGTGCTAGATTTCTTCATTAAGAAAGATTTATATTTTAAATATAATATTGGCGTTTCAGCCGGCGCATCTATGGCTGCAAGTTATATATCTCGACAATTTAGACGCAATCATCGTGTCACAACTAAATACATTAAAGATAAGCGCTATATTTCGCTATCAAATTATGTAAAAAATAAAGAAATATTTGGTATGGACTTTGTGTATCATCATATACCAACTTACTTGGAACCTTTTGACTTTGAAAAGTTTGATCAAGCAGAGGAAGAGTTTGTTGTTGTAACGACAGACTGTGACACAGGAGAAGCGGTTTATTTCAATAAGAAAGAAACAGAAGGTTCTATATTGACTGCTCTAGAGGCAACAAGTTCTTTACCAATGATGGCCAACCCAGTTCAATATAAAGGTCATACTTTATTAGATGATGGTATCGTCAATCCTATTCCAATTGATAAAGCAATTGAAGAAGGCTATAAGAAAAATGTTTTGATTTTGACAAGACCGAAAGGCTATCGCAAAAAACAAAGTAAATTTTCAAAAGTATTTAGATTGAAAGCATATCCTAAAATAAATCACTTAATGGCAATTAGATATAAACATTATAATCAGACTTTAGAATGGATAGAAGCGGAAGAAGAGAAAGGTAATTTGTTTGTTATCAGACCTTCTGATTCATTATCTGTTGATAGAATCGAGAAAAACCCTAGAAAATTAGATGCTTTATACAAACAAGGATATAAAGATGCTGAAAAAATATACGATAAATTAAAAGAATATGTTGAGAATTAA
- the recR gene encoding recombination mediator RecR translates to MFYPEPISKLIDSFMKLPGIGPKTAQRLAFHVLDMKEDDVVLFAKSLVDVKRELTYCETCGHITDVSPCHICQDKQRDRSVVCVVQDSKDVIAMEKMREYKGLYHVLHGAISPMEGIGPEDINIPSLLERLKNDEIEEIILATNPNIEGESTAMYISRLVKPIGIKTTRLAHGLPVGGDLEYADEVTLSKAITGRTEI, encoded by the coding sequence ATGTTCTACCCAGAACCAATATCTAAACTCATCGATAGCTTTATGAAATTGCCGGGAATAGGTCCGAAGACTGCACAACGTTTAGCTTTCCACGTATTAGATATGAAGGAAGACGACGTTGTACTTTTTGCCAAATCTCTTGTAGATGTTAAGAGAGAACTGACTTATTGTGAAACTTGCGGACACATTACGGATGTTTCGCCTTGTCATATATGCCAAGATAAACAAAGAGACCGTTCAGTTGTGTGTGTTGTTCAAGATTCTAAAGATGTCATAGCTATGGAAAAAATGCGTGAATATAAAGGGTTATACCATGTATTACATGGAGCGATATCTCCAATGGAAGGTATTGGACCTGAAGATATTAATATTCCCTCATTATTAGAACGATTGAAGAATGATGAAATCGAAGAAATTATATTAGCGACTAATCCTAATATAGAAGGTGAATCAACAGCAATGTATATATCTAGACTTGTTAAACCGATTGGTATTAAGACAACTAGACTAGCACATGGTCTACCAGTAGGTGGGGATTTAGAATACGCTGATGAAGTAACACTTTCGAAAGCTATAACTGGAAGAACAGAAATTTAA
- a CDS encoding YbaB/EbfC family nucleoid-associated protein: MRGGGNMQQMMKQMQKMQKKMAEEQEKLKEERIEGTAGGGMVTVVVSGHKEVLDVIIKEDVVDPEDIEMLQDLVLAATNDALSKADDVTADRLGKHTKGLNIPGMM; encoded by the coding sequence ATGCGCGGTGGCGGAAATATGCAACAAATGATGAAACAAATGCAAAAAATGCAAAAGAAAATGGCTGAGGAACAAGAAAAGCTAAAAGAAGAAAGAATTGAAGGAACAGCTGGTGGCGGAATGGTTACAGTTGTTGTATCTGGTCATAAAGAAGTATTAGACGTTATCATTAAAGAAGATGTAGTAGACCCTGAAGATATTGAAATGCTACAAGATTTAGTACTAGCAGCAACAAATGACGCTTTATCTAAAGCAGATGATGTAACAGCAGATCGTTTAGGTAAACATACAAAAGGTCTAAACATTCCTGGAATGATGTAA
- the dnaX gene encoding DNA polymerase III subunit gamma/tau yields the protein MNYQALYRMYRPQSFADVVGQKHVTKTLRNAIQKEKQSHAYLFNGPRGTGKTSIAKIFAKAINCTENMNGEPCNECAICKGITHGTNSDVIEIDAASNNGVDEIRNIRDKVKYAPSESKFKVYIIDEVHMLTTGAFNALLKTLEEPPSHAIFILATTEPHKIPPTIISRCQRFDFKAIHSGEIESRLAFVANEQNITYEEEALAFIAQVSEGGMRDALSIMDQAIAFGDGHLSLEHALNVTGSVDKAALNALFKDMVAKDIKQAFTRYHEFIAAGKEVNRLVNDMIYFIRDSIVAKTTEQFEDDHALNQVDLNTMYKMIDCINDTLVSMRFAINQNVHIEILIVKLTELIDQNNSGQTVSVSSNQNAGSSEVMDKIQQLEATIQQLAQNGVSQKAKPVENKQNIARKQSKHVFSIRQIERVLDHANRDDLNLLKEKWQAVIESVKEKEQRALVSLLLNSEPVAASEDHVLVKFDEDIHCEIVNKNDEKRNHIEAIVCEIVNKNVKVVGVPNSQWLQVRQQYIQSKKANTAQGEVEQEEKPEEADVVKKAQELFGEDTVHVTDE from the coding sequence TTGAACTACCAGGCTTTGTATCGAATGTATAGACCACAATCATTTGCAGATGTTGTCGGTCAAAAACATGTCACAAAAACATTAAGAAACGCCATCCAAAAAGAAAAGCAATCACATGCTTACTTGTTTAATGGCCCACGTGGAACTGGTAAGACAAGTATTGCTAAAATCTTCGCTAAAGCAATTAACTGTACAGAGAATATGAATGGGGAACCTTGTAATGAATGCGCGATTTGTAAAGGCATTACACACGGAACAAATTCAGATGTCATTGAAATTGATGCTGCCAGTAATAACGGTGTAGATGAAATACGTAATATTAGAGATAAAGTAAAATACGCACCAAGTGAATCTAAATTTAAAGTCTATATTATAGATGAAGTGCATATGCTTACAACAGGTGCTTTCAATGCACTTTTAAAGACACTTGAAGAACCACCAAGTCATGCTATTTTTATACTCGCAACTACTGAACCTCACAAGATACCACCTACTATTATATCTAGATGTCAGAGATTTGATTTTAAAGCCATCCATTCTGGTGAAATAGAAAGTAGACTCGCGTTTGTCGCTAATGAGCAGAACATTACCTACGAAGAAGAAGCTTTGGCATTTATCGCTCAAGTTTCAGAAGGTGGTATGCGAGATGCATTAAGTATCATGGACCAAGCAATCGCTTTTGGAGATGGGCACTTATCACTCGAACATGCTTTGAATGTAACGGGTAGTGTAGATAAAGCGGCTTTAAATGCTTTGTTTAAAGACATGGTGGCTAAAGATATTAAACAAGCTTTTACTAGGTATCATGAATTTATAGCTGCTGGTAAAGAAGTGAATAGGCTTGTAAATGATATGATTTATTTCATAAGAGATTCAATTGTCGCTAAGACTACTGAACAATTTGAAGACGACCACGCACTGAATCAAGTAGACTTAAATACAATGTACAAAATGATTGATTGTATTAACGACACATTAGTTTCAATGAGATTTGCAATTAACCAAAATGTTCATATAGAAATACTAATCGTTAAGTTAACGGAATTAATTGATCAGAATAATAGTGGACAAACAGTATCTGTCAGTTCAAACCAAAACGCTGGCTCTAGTGAAGTGATGGATAAAATCCAACAACTTGAAGCGACGATTCAGCAACTAGCTCAAAATGGCGTCAGTCAAAAGGCTAAACCAGTTGAAAATAAACAAAATATCGCTCGTAAACAATCTAAGCATGTCTTCTCTATTCGTCAAATCGAACGTGTGCTTGACCATGCTAATCGTGATGATTTGAATTTACTTAAAGAAAAATGGCAAGCTGTAATTGAATCGGTTAAAGAGAAAGAACAAAGAGCGCTAGTCAGTCTGCTCTTAAACTCTGAACCCGTTGCAGCAAGTGAAGATCATGTGCTCGTGAAATTTGACGAGGATATTCATTGCGAAATCGTGAATAAGAATGATGAAAAAAGAAATCATATCGAAGCGATTGTATGCGAAATCGTTAACAAGAATGTAAAAGTTGTTGGCGTACCAAATTCACAATGGTTACAAGTCCGTCAACAGTATATTCAATCTAAAAAAGCGAATACGGCTCAAGGTGAAGTTGAGCAAGAAGAAAAGCCGGAAGAAGCGGATGTTGTAAAGAAAGCTCAAGAGTTGTTTGGTGAAGATACCGTACATGTTACGGATGAGTAA
- a CDS encoding GNAT family N-acetyltransferase, protein MTQLLIGTIIESEYELAKEVVKAAFEDERYSDGTEHELIGKIRKSMNYNAELEVVAKTESGKILGHAMMSEVTVNSDEETHTVLALAPVSVLPEYQNKGIGKALIEALEYRAYENGYVGVVVLGHADYYHKLGYHAASEFNIYPPFEVPDENFMFKYLWDHPTKEIKGTVHYPEAFDN, encoded by the coding sequence ATGACGCAATTACTAATTGGAACGATTATAGAATCGGAATATGAATTAGCTAAAGAAGTCGTTAAAGCAGCATTCGAAGATGAACGTTATTCTGATGGAACAGAACACGAATTAATCGGTAAAATACGAAAATCAATGAATTATAATGCAGAACTTGAAGTTGTAGCAAAGACAGAATCAGGCAAAATTCTAGGGCATGCCATGATGTCAGAAGTGACCGTTAATTCTGATGAAGAAACGCATACAGTATTAGCGCTTGCACCTGTTTCGGTTTTGCCAGAGTATCAAAATAAAGGAATAGGGAAAGCTTTAATAGAAGCTTTAGAATATAGAGCTTATGAAAATGGCTATGTCGGTGTAGTCGTACTAGGTCATGCTGATTATTATCATAAATTAGGTTATCATGCAGCTTCAGAGTTTAATATATACCCACCATTTGAAGTGCCAGATGAGAATTTCATGTTTAAATATTTATGGGATCATCCAACAAAAGAAATTAAAGGCACTGTTCACTACCCAGAAGCTTTTGATAATTAA
- the treR gene encoding trehalose operon repressor, whose amino-acid sequence MNKYMKIYQSICEKILNGEYAHLQQLPSENELTKIYSTSRETVRKALNLLQEKGYIQKLRGKGSVVIYEDVIQFPISEMVSFQEINKRLGLDYETKVELLEVIDAKDVPVVQHALELRDQDKLWHVIRTRTKDDAVHIMDEDYFICQIIPQLTKEVAAESIYKFIEQEMHVEISYSNKSITFEQMTENEILYFGELNPPYTATVRGTVYLNNAEKFQYNISRHIATEFKFVDFSRRVIHKTL is encoded by the coding sequence ATGAACAAGTATATGAAAATCTACCAATCTATTTGTGAAAAAATTTTAAATGGTGAATATGCTCATTTACAGCAACTACCTTCAGAAAATGAATTAACAAAGATATATTCAACTTCTAGAGAGACTGTAAGGAAAGCTTTAAATTTATTGCAAGAAAAAGGTTATATTCAAAAGTTAAGAGGCAAAGGGTCTGTCGTTATTTATGAAGATGTTATTCAATTTCCGATATCGGAAATGGTGAGTTTTCAAGAAATTAATAAACGTTTAGGACTTGATTATGAAACTAAAGTTGAATTACTTGAGGTTATAGATGCTAAAGACGTTCCTGTCGTTCAACATGCGCTTGAATTAAGAGACCAAGATAAGTTGTGGCATGTCATTAGAACGAGAACGAAAGATGACGCCGTGCATATTATGGATGAGGATTACTTTATATGTCAGATTATTCCTCAACTCACTAAAGAAGTCGCGGCTGAATCCATCTATAAATTTATTGAACAAGAAATGCATGTAGAAATCAGTTACTCGAACAAGTCTATTACATTTGAACAGATGACGGAGAACGAAATATTATATTTTGGAGAGTTGAATCCGCCTTATACAGCAACAGTTAGAGGTACTGTGTATCTTAATAATGCAGAAAAATTTCAATATAACATTTCAAGGCATATCGCGACGGAATTCAAGTTTGTAGATTTTTCTCGCAGAGTGATTCATAAAACGCTTTGA
- a CDS encoding serine hydrolase: MSFLTHEYIDHDNVALDFAKGDSIIFTNHHHEKIFESASLIKLPIMIYIYESTTQEDRKALVQINHKVGGSGVLKNMNIDQLSVQDLIYLMIVVSDNTATNTLIDHFGLQHINLFIQETLQCEQTQLNRYMMDAEAISEGKQNTTSSQDMIHILRFIAEHKHHQDMMNIMNDQHLNDKVSIYQSFYEDTLNFHSKTGEYDNAVNDVGIIQHEDELYYYCFLSNTNKPKKAIDFSHQFGSYIIQSILDI, from the coding sequence ATGTCTTTTTTAACACATGAATATATCGATCATGACAACGTTGCACTCGATTTTGCAAAAGGAGATTCTATCATTTTCACAAACCATCACCACGAAAAAATATTTGAATCAGCAAGTTTAATTAAATTGCCTATTATGATTTATATTTATGAAAGTACAACTCAAGAAGATAGAAAAGCACTCGTTCAAATCAACCATAAAGTTGGCGGCAGTGGTGTTCTAAAAAATATGAATATCGATCAACTGAGCGTTCAAGATTTAATCTACTTAATGATCGTTGTTTCAGACAATACGGCGACGAATACATTAATCGATCATTTCGGACTTCAACATATTAACTTATTTATTCAAGAAACATTGCAATGTGAACAAACGCAGTTAAATCGTTATATGATGGATGCAGAAGCAATAAGTGAAGGGAAACAGAATACAACGTCTTCTCAAGATATGATTCATATTCTACGCTTTATTGCAGAACATAAACATCATCAAGACATGATGAACATCATGAATGACCAACATTTAAATGATAAAGTTTCAATCTATCAATCATTTTACGAAGATACACTTAATTTCCACTCTAAGACAGGGGAGTACGACAATGCTGTCAATGATGTAGGTATTATCCAACATGAAGACGAGCTATATTATTATTGTTTCTTATCCAACACAAATAAACCCAAAAAGGCGATCGATTTCTCTCACCAATTTGGGTCATATATTATTCAATCTATATTAGATATTTGA